A stretch of Acidimicrobiales bacterium DNA encodes these proteins:
- a CDS encoding S-layer homology domain-containing protein, protein MSVAPPVEHQVPSMPASVLAALLDAVGPANPMSPRPRWGEAPDALDPRTQVQLQVHGLIDEDGRPRPAFADIARVILEPHSVIDLRFWHESGSWALRGVLAEDAGVAINETGDEVIISGPVTPTRVGELVSGFLAGTALELDPGVELDTHLSTTDALVLAAVIEAQRASPDAAPAWLPVAELQAMVDADAASMRADDLRLITRVIGGVAVPPDAASIDTAIERLVSTEVIERDERGIAASLSLIAIAAFLGAQAPGWRWQRATQHEPASSTWTDQIVLIGAGGLQVRVVAGSPGHVVIQTVRPRDLAEMMAAELALLHRPPGLDTTAMPEAPPRTVAAMPIEPPTASSRVQPPPAATTETAPPPPATTAPAPPPEPARRRGRLIVGLIVLLLLAAAAGAGAMLLLNDDDTADPVPTTTLAPTTVAETTTTAVTTTSTTTTTTTTTTTIPLIVVPSLVGLDVADAEAALLDLGLVVEVIESETGAEAPGTVLATDPPDTSELEAGDTVVLTVAVEPPPDCNDIPDPLPPSDATDIDGLNAEGRDAIAWSQAVGLIGGGDARPDDPMSRAATATVVWRYFCEPPADAPAGFTDVEPDAFYADAADWAAGAGLINGVDATTFDPEGAVTRAQFVTIAWRATGSPLPLGSAPFTDTDPDGFYADALDWAFTTGLVGGVTPTTFEPDRALDRRTTLILMYRLEVLIDPQVD, encoded by the coding sequence ATGAGCGTCGCGCCCCCCGTCGAACACCAGGTGCCGTCCATGCCCGCGTCGGTCCTGGCCGCCCTGCTCGACGCCGTCGGCCCGGCCAACCCGATGAGTCCCCGCCCCCGTTGGGGCGAGGCGCCGGACGCGCTCGACCCGCGCACACAGGTGCAACTCCAGGTCCACGGTCTGATCGACGAGGACGGCCGGCCGCGGCCGGCGTTCGCCGACATCGCCCGAGTGATCCTCGAACCGCATTCCGTCATCGATCTCCGTTTCTGGCACGAGTCGGGATCGTGGGCGCTGCGGGGCGTCCTCGCCGAGGATGCCGGCGTCGCGATCAACGAGACCGGCGACGAGGTCATCATCTCCGGGCCGGTCACCCCGACCCGGGTCGGTGAGTTGGTCTCCGGCTTCCTCGCGGGGACGGCTCTCGAGCTCGACCCCGGCGTCGAGCTCGACACCCACCTGTCGACGACCGACGCCCTCGTGCTGGCGGCGGTGATCGAGGCCCAGCGGGCGAGCCCGGACGCGGCACCGGCGTGGCTCCCTGTCGCGGAACTGCAGGCAATGGTCGATGCCGACGCCGCGTCGATGCGGGCCGACGACCTGCGCCTGATCACCCGCGTCATCGGCGGCGTCGCGGTTCCTCCCGACGCGGCGAGCATCGACACGGCGATCGAGCGCCTGGTGTCCACCGAGGTGATCGAACGGGACGAACGCGGCATCGCGGCGAGCCTGTCGCTGATCGCGATCGCGGCCTTCCTCGGCGCGCAGGCCCCGGGTTGGCGTTGGCAACGGGCGACCCAACACGAGCCCGCGTCGTCGACCTGGACGGATCAGATCGTCCTCATCGGGGCCGGTGGCCTCCAGGTGCGCGTCGTCGCCGGTTCGCCGGGCCATGTCGTCATCCAGACGGTGCGACCCCGCGACCTGGCGGAGATGATGGCCGCCGAGCTGGCGCTGCTCCATCGTCCGCCCGGCCTCGACACGACCGCCATGCCGGAGGCACCGCCCCGGACGGTGGCGGCGATGCCGATCGAGCCACCGACCGCCTCGAGCCGCGTCCAGCCGCCCCCGGCGGCGACCACGGAGACCGCGCCGCCCCCGCCGGCGACCACCGCACCCGCGCCGCCGCCCGAGCCGGCGCGTCGGCGGGGTCGCCTGATCGTCGGGTTGATCGTGCTGCTTCTCCTCGCCGCCGCGGCCGGCGCGGGGGCGATGCTGCTGCTGAACGACGACGACACCGCGGACCCGGTGCCGACCACGACGCTCGCGCCGACGACCGTGGCGGAGACGACGACCACGGCCGTGACGACGACCAGCACGACCACGACCACCACGACGACAACGACCACGATTCCGCTCATCGTGGTCCCCTCGCTCGTCGGCCTGGACGTCGCGGACGCGGAGGCGGCACTGCTCGACCTCGGACTCGTCGTGGAGGTGATCGAATCGGAGACCGGGGCCGAGGCGCCCGGCACGGTGCTCGCCACCGACCCGCCCGACACCAGCGAGCTCGAGGCGGGCGACACGGTGGTGCTCACGGTCGCCGTCGAGCCCCCGCCGGACTGCAACGACATCCCCGACCCCCTCCCGCCCAGTGACGCAACCGACATCGACGGTCTCAACGCCGAGGGCCGCGACGCGATCGCCTGGAGCCAGGCGGTTGGTCTGATCGGCGGCGGGGATGCCCGACCCGACGACCCGATGTCACGCGCCGCGACAGCGACCGTCGTCTGGCGCTACTTCTGCGAGCCGCCGGCCGATGCACCGGCCGGTTTCACCGACGTGGAGCCCGATGCCTTCTACGCCGACGCTGCGGACTGGGCCGCCGGCGCGGGCCTGATCAACGGGGTGGACGCCACCACCTTCGACCCGGAGGGCGCGGTGACCCGCGCCCAGTTCGTCACGATCGCCTGGCGGGCGACCGGATCGCCGCTGCCCCTGGGGTCGGCGCCCTTCACCGACACCGATCCGGACGGCTTCTACGCCGACGCCCTCGACTGGGCGTTCACCACCGGTCTCGTCGGTGGTGTCACGCCGACCACGTTCGAGCCGGACCGTGCCCTGGATCGCCGCACGACGTTGATCCTGATGTATCGCCTCGAGGTGCTGATCGACCCGCAGGTCGACTGA
- a CDS encoding bifunctional 5,10-methylenetetrahydrofolate dehydrogenase/5,10-methenyltetrahydrofolate cyclohydrolase, translating into MTSYDDFERTAGGAVLMDGNKLRDEIVAKIRVEIESLGNPAVCLATVLVGSDKPSQIYVRNKHRKAEQAGMVSRHVELPADATQDDVERAVSDLAEDPGVHGILVQLPLPDGLDAERVLDLVPPEKDVDGLTERSMGRLVRGRVGHVPCTPLGVMRLLERYGVETSGKQAVVIGRSTLVGLPQILLLGRKGCDATPTLAHSRTTDLAAVCRGADIIVAAAGMARLVTADFVKPGAAVLDVGISRTEDGIVGDVDFESVQEIAGAITPMPGGTGPMTIGCLMENTLAAARMQGAVG; encoded by the coding sequence GTGACCTCCTACGACGACTTCGAACGCACGGCCGGCGGTGCCGTGCTCATGGACGGCAACAAGCTCCGCGACGAGATCGTCGCCAAGATACGCGTGGAGATCGAGTCGCTCGGCAACCCCGCGGTGTGTCTCGCGACCGTGCTCGTCGGCAGCGACAAGCCGAGCCAGATCTATGTGCGCAACAAGCACCGCAAGGCGGAGCAGGCCGGCATGGTCTCCCGCCACGTCGAGCTGCCCGCCGACGCGACGCAGGACGACGTGGAGCGCGCGGTGAGCGATCTCGCCGAGGATCCCGGCGTCCACGGCATCCTCGTGCAGCTCCCGCTGCCGGACGGTCTCGACGCCGAACGGGTCCTCGATCTCGTGCCGCCCGAGAAGGACGTGGACGGTCTCACCGAGCGCTCGATGGGTCGGCTCGTCCGCGGTCGGGTCGGTCACGTTCCCTGCACGCCCCTCGGCGTCATGCGGCTCCTCGAACGCTACGGGGTCGAGACGTCCGGGAAGCAGGCCGTCGTGATCGGTCGCTCGACGCTCGTCGGGTTGCCGCAGATCCTGCTCCTCGGACGCAAGGGTTGCGATGCCACGCCGACGCTGGCCCACAGCCGCACCACCGATCTCGCGGCCGTGTGCCGTGGGGCGGACATCATCGTCGCCGCGGCCGGGATGGCTCGCCTGGTCACCGCGGACTTCGTGAAGCCGGGAGCGGCCGTCCTCGACGTCGGCATCTCCCGCACCGAGGACGGCATCGTCGGCGATGTCGATTTCGAGTCGGTGCAGGAGATCGCCGGGGCGATCACCCCGATGCCCGGCGGCACCGGCCCGATGACCATCGGCTGTCTGATGGAGAACACCCTCGCCGCGGCCCGCATGCAGGGCGCGGTCGGCTGA
- a CDS encoding ABC transporter ATP-binding protein, protein MREPAKDTARTSQLRLVIPALRVLRLPRGRVLALAALAFVSGLGTASTLVLLINVGLRLTGTDGATAVLGIDLGGLSTGVLFGAALVAACLVFVVDLLAARQSARIITAVQLRLRTALFEAYNGADWVTQSADPPGHLQELMSMNVGRAVNLTTAVNGGLVAILALATMVGIAAVINPVTTGVLIAALGALIAVLSPLATRIRTAAERTRAANHAYALGLAEITGVPTEVRTFGVGDAADERHRVAAADVAHTLGRLTWLEKAIPSGQRNLALITVLAVLALLHGAGVAGPEELGSVVVLLGRSITYVHAIQQTVNKFASAGPFVFALDDEITRYRAHDGGDTRSSRPSTVDLDPVAVRLDGVTYRHPAAEQCAVEGVSLAIDAGTYLALVGPSGSGKTTLAEIILGLRRPSAGRCTIGDDAPTDLAADERARTVAFVPQSPATIRGTVADNVRFLRTGISDADVVRAMTDAGLTDASGGLLVSPDEVVGEDARSFSGGQLQRLAIARALAGRPRLIVLDEPTSALDPDAEAALSDTLGRLAGSVTLIVIAHRPATIEGCDRVVVLDAGAVVADDTPAAVAASNAFWQRGFETAGPRA, encoded by the coding sequence GTGAGGGAACCCGCGAAGGACACGGCCCGCACGAGCCAACTCCGGCTCGTGATCCCCGCGCTGCGCGTCCTTCGACTCCCCCGGGGCCGGGTGCTCGCGCTCGCTGCCCTCGCCTTCGTCTCCGGTCTCGGCACCGCCTCGACGCTCGTGTTGCTCATCAACGTCGGCCTGCGGCTGACAGGAACCGACGGCGCGACCGCGGTGCTCGGCATCGACCTCGGCGGTCTGTCCACCGGCGTGCTCTTCGGCGCCGCCCTGGTCGCCGCCTGTCTCGTCTTCGTCGTCGACCTCCTCGCGGCGCGCCAGAGCGCCCGCATCATCACGGCGGTCCAACTGCGGCTGCGCACCGCCCTCTTCGAGGCGTACAACGGCGCCGACTGGGTCACCCAGTCCGCGGACCCGCCCGGCCACCTCCAGGAACTCATGTCGATGAACGTCGGCCGGGCGGTCAACCTGACCACCGCGGTGAACGGCGGCCTCGTCGCGATCCTGGCCCTCGCCACGATGGTCGGCATCGCGGCGGTCATCAATCCCGTGACCACCGGCGTGTTGATCGCGGCGCTCGGCGCCCTCATCGCCGTGTTGAGCCCGCTGGCCACCCGCATCCGCACAGCGGCCGAGCGCACGCGCGCCGCCAATCACGCCTACGCCCTCGGGCTCGCCGAGATCACGGGTGTCCCGACCGAGGTCCGCACGTTCGGCGTCGGCGACGCCGCGGACGAGCGCCACCGAGTCGCGGCCGCCGACGTCGCCCACACGCTCGGTCGGCTCACGTGGCTCGAGAAGGCGATCCCGTCGGGTCAGCGAAACCTCGCCCTCATCACCGTTCTCGCCGTTCTCGCCCTCTTGCACGGCGCGGGCGTCGCCGGCCCGGAGGAACTCGGCTCGGTCGTCGTGCTGCTCGGCCGTTCGATCACCTACGTCCACGCCATCCAGCAGACGGTGAACAAGTTCGCGAGCGCGGGCCCGTTCGTGTTCGCGCTCGACGACGAGATCACCCGCTATCGAGCTCACGACGGCGGGGACACCCGGTCGAGCCGTCCGAGCACCGTGGACCTCGATCCGGTCGCCGTCCGCCTCGACGGGGTGACCTACCGCCACCCGGCGGCCGAACAGTGCGCGGTCGAGGGCGTGTCCCTCGCGATCGACGCCGGCACCTACCTGGCCCTCGTCGGCCCGTCCGGCAGCGGGAAGACGACCCTCGCAGAGATCATCCTCGGACTGCGGCGGCCCAGCGCCGGTCGGTGCACGATCGGCGACGACGCGCCAACCGACCTCGCGGCCGACGAGCGGGCCCGAACGGTGGCCTTCGTGCCCCAGTCGCCGGCGACGATCCGCGGCACCGTTGCGGACAACGTCCGCTTCCTGCGCACCGGGATCAGCGACGCCGACGTCGTCCGGGCCATGACCGATGCCGGGCTGACGGACGCCTCCGGTGGTCTGCTGGTCTCACCCGACGAGGTCGTCGGTGAGGACGCGCGGTCGTTCTCCGGCGGACAGCTCCAGCGCCTCGCGATCGCCCGCGCACTCGCGGGCCGGCCGCGGCTGATCGTCCTCGACGAACCGACGAGCGCGCTCGATCCCGACGCCGAGGCGGCCCTCAGCGACACCCTGGGGCGCCTGGCCGGATCCGTCACGCTCATCGTCATCGCCCACCGGCCGGCGACCATCGAGGGCTGCGATCGGGTCGTCGTCCTCGACGCCGGCGCCGTGGTGGCCGACGACACGCCGGCCGCCGTCGCCGCGTCGAATGCGTTCTGGCAGCGAGGCTTCGAGACCGCGGGGCCCCGGGCATGA
- a CDS encoding glycosyltransferase family 2 protein, whose product MSGRIVLCCGMPRSASTLQYQLARFASERRGTTVAAGWYDGTPLPELASTVPDGETWIYKVHNHRPEYRFEEAAAAHDVLGLSTWRDIRKVIASYRELHGKSMWWVARHQVLEILIRDHRRWSEADGVLMQRYDELTGSTATALAAIAAHLDVELSDADLADATEQFDRRAQHQRTESRRGAAGIDRPDDLLLAGHVAAQERATDRSLDTAWVESIGGSWLRAQGFAPTTSRAKRVLARIRFSPRLLWFALFQLRGGGMAGRLLGIARRVRSAVRRVDERRRLAVPILRRTAARLSARMRTHEEPGHTVVLVSWNSEAIIADTLRLVRHFSPPETRILVVDNGSHDATREIVGLFTGVDLLALRRNIGHGLAMDLGFLRARTEYCIALDVDAFPISPTWIADLQGHLDAGAVVAGAKLRRHVGFYIHPCCLMMRRRRFVSRRHSFESRFVPGVNPKGDAFGRYWDTGERISMREGTARLAPIPLTERGPNDTALVFGDLVYHNGATARAATAEGWAEAGGANAALQTWRGAVERFDPAASNGIDVRTSATADPPDEPPHLRAADVEPASAAGAGTKSG is encoded by the coding sequence ATGAGCGGCCGGATCGTCCTCTGCTGCGGCATGCCCCGGTCGGCGTCCACCCTGCAGTACCAACTCGCGCGCTTCGCGTCCGAGCGCCGCGGCACGACCGTCGCGGCGGGCTGGTACGACGGCACGCCGCTGCCCGAGCTCGCGTCGACGGTGCCCGACGGTGAGACGTGGATCTACAAGGTCCACAACCATCGCCCGGAGTACCGCTTCGAGGAGGCGGCCGCGGCCCACGACGTGCTCGGCCTGTCGACGTGGCGGGACATCCGCAAGGTGATCGCGTCCTACCGCGAACTGCACGGCAAATCGATGTGGTGGGTCGCCCGCCACCAGGTCCTCGAGATCCTCATCCGGGACCACCGCCGGTGGTCCGAGGCGGACGGCGTGCTCATGCAGCGCTACGACGAGCTGACCGGGTCGACCGCCACGGCGCTGGCCGCCATCGCCGCACACCTCGACGTCGAACTCAGCGACGCCGATCTCGCCGACGCGACGGAACAGTTCGACCGCCGGGCGCAACACCAGCGCACCGAGTCGCGCCGCGGCGCCGCCGGCATCGACCGTCCCGACGATCTGCTGCTCGCCGGCCACGTCGCGGCCCAGGAACGTGCGACGGACCGCTCACTCGACACGGCCTGGGTCGAGTCGATCGGCGGATCGTGGCTCCGCGCCCAGGGCTTCGCGCCGACGACCTCGCGCGCGAAGCGCGTCCTCGCTCGGATCCGCTTCTCTCCGCGGCTGCTCTGGTTCGCCCTGTTCCAGCTCCGCGGCGGCGGCATGGCCGGCCGACTGCTCGGCATCGCCCGCCGGGTCCGCAGCGCCGTTCGCCGTGTCGACGAACGCCGCCGACTGGCCGTGCCGATCCTGCGCCGCACCGCGGCCCGTCTGTCCGCTCGCATGCGCACGCACGAAGAGCCCGGGCACACGGTCGTGCTCGTCAGCTGGAACAGCGAAGCGATCATCGCCGACACCCTGCGACTCGTTCGCCACTTCTCGCCGCCCGAGACCCGGATCCTCGTGGTGGACAACGGATCGCACGACGCGACCCGCGAGATCGTCGGACTGTTCACGGGCGTCGATCTCCTGGCGCTGCGGAGGAACATCGGCCATGGCCTGGCGATGGATCTCGGCTTCCTACGCGCCCGCACCGAGTACTGCATCGCCCTCGATGTCGATGCGTTCCCGATCTCGCCGACCTGGATCGCGGACCTGCAGGGGCATCTCGATGCCGGGGCCGTGGTGGCGGGAGCGAAGCTCCGACGCCATGTGGGGTTCTACATCCACCCGTGCTGCCTGATGATGCGCCGTCGGCGCTTCGTGTCGCGTCGGCACAGCTTCGAAAGCCGATTCGTGCCCGGCGTCAACCCGAAGGGCGATGCGTTCGGCCGCTACTGGGACACCGGCGAACGGATCTCGATGCGCGAGGGCACCGCCCGGCTGGCCCCGATTCCCCTGACCGAGCGCGGGCCGAACGACACGGCCCTCGTCTTCGGTGATCTCGTGTACCACAACGGCGCGACGGCCCGAGCCGCCACGGCCGAAGGGTGGGCCGAGGCCGGCGGTGCCAACGCCGCGCTCCAGACGTGGCGCGGCGCCGTCGAACGCTTCGATCCGGCAGCATCGAACGGCATCGACGTCCGGACGTCAGCGACGGCGGACCCGCCCGACGAACCGCCCCACCTGCGTGCCGCAGACGTAGAGCCAGCGAGCGCGGCCGGCGCGGGAACGAAGTCCGGTTAG
- a CDS encoding glycosyltransferase family A protein, with protein MSSPSLAVVIAAHDAADTLPAQLAALADQQIDIETEIIVVDNGSTDATATVAAATDDPRVRVIAATDGSGAGYARNRGVAATGAGWIAFCDADDVVAPGWLAAVADALGRHEFVTGPLDTAALNEDWLAGSRGAAIATGQPMFEGVFPIASSCNLAIRRQLFDEHGGFDEAFRIGQDSELSLRLWRADVELHFAEAMVVRYRYRPTMRGVFDQARSFGRAQVAIERRLAELGVAAPSSGRAVRRGLWLLRSLTGLRSRAGRARWLYVCGTQVGRFVGRVRRR; from the coding sequence ATGTCTTCGCCGTCGTTGGCCGTCGTGATCGCCGCCCACGACGCGGCCGACACGCTGCCGGCGCAGTTGGCGGCACTCGCGGACCAGCAGATCGACATCGAGACCGAGATCATCGTGGTCGACAACGGGTCGACCGATGCCACGGCGACGGTGGCCGCCGCGACCGACGATCCCCGGGTCCGCGTCATCGCGGCCACCGACGGTTCCGGAGCCGGCTACGCCCGCAATCGCGGGGTGGCGGCGACGGGTGCCGGATGGATCGCCTTCTGCGACGCCGACGACGTCGTGGCCCCCGGCTGGCTCGCCGCGGTGGCGGACGCCCTCGGGCGCCACGAGTTCGTGACCGGCCCGCTGGACACGGCTGCGTTGAACGAGGACTGGCTGGCGGGCTCGCGGGGCGCGGCGATCGCGACCGGTCAGCCGATGTTCGAAGGCGTCTTTCCGATCGCATCGTCGTGCAACCTCGCCATCCGCCGACAGCTCTTCGACGAGCACGGCGGGTTCGACGAGGCGTTTCGCATCGGCCAGGACTCCGAGCTGTCGCTGCGGCTCTGGCGCGCCGATGTCGAGCTCCACTTCGCCGAAGCGATGGTCGTCCGGTACCGCTATCGACCCACGATGCGGGGGGTGTTCGACCAGGCCCGGTCGTTCGGCCGGGCCCAGGTCGCCATCGAGCGGCGCTTGGCGGAGCTGGGGGTGGCGGCGCCGTCATCGGGCCGCGCCGTGCGGCGCGGTCTCTGGCTGCTGCGTTCGCTAACCGGACTTCGTTCCCGCGCCGGCCGCGCTCGCTGGCTCTACGTCTGCGGCACGCAGGTGGGGCGGTTCGTCGGGCGGGTCCGCCGTCGCTGA